Below is a genomic region from Tripterygium wilfordii isolate XIE 37 chromosome 12, ASM1340144v1, whole genome shotgun sequence.
aacaaattaattaataaacaaaaccctaaaacatACAAGTCAATTTTTTCAATGAAGTAACTTAGGTGCGTACAGGAGaattctttttatatatatatatatatatatatatatatatatatatataatatgtctATTATTAATGTGTCTTGTAGGTCCACGGAGGATATCCACAAACAAAGACCCCCCAGGCCCCAACTTGGGGAAGTCATTGATTGTAATGGTGCCAAAATATGTAagccaacatatatatatatatatataacatgaaatcggatgtatgtatgtgttttaTGAGTGTAGCGCACGAGAGCAACCGATGTGATGGTGATTCAAATGTAAATCTAAACAATATAAATTGGAGTTTTGAATCGGATAGAGGGGACTCTCTCTCTTTGTCACACGCTGTGCACGTGAAGGAAATGGAGGCTAGTAGACTTCCACTAGTGTAAGAATTCTCTCATAAGAAATGCACACACGGAATCCAAAAGCCGAATATGATTCCACAATTCCTCCCCCAAATTGTTGGGATTCTTTAATTCTTCAATTCACTGAACTAGCTAGCTTGCTAGCATGAAATCAAGGATTATTTTGCCTCATCCTTTCATTGTTTCTTACTAATTACTTAAATATGCATATAAATTTGCTTAATTTTTCTTTGTACTTACATCAAACTGAACCTCATCCTTAATTTTGTTTGCAATGCACATAGAGGCCACATTCGGTATTTTCTCTTCATATTATAGCAAGTAGTTATTTAAGATGACTAGAGACGAAGTCAGTAATTGATGTTGGGGGCTACTAAAAGTTGACGGGGTCTGGGGTGTTAAATAATGACTCATATTAGAAGTATTATTTAATACTTAAAAGCtttgagaaaatgaaaaattatacGAGAGGGGAGCGTAACGTATCAATCGAGCAAATGAAATGTAATTTGGGCTTAAAGACCCTTATTGCAAGCCACTTTGATGAACTACCATCAAATACTTAGCTTTTTGACGCAATATACTATACTTTATGAACAATTAAGTTTAAGCATGCACACTATTGGAGTATAGACAGGGCTTAAAGACCATTATTGCAAGTCACTTTGATGCACTAACATCAAATGTGCTTAGCTTTTTGACCCACCATACTATACGTACATTCTAAACAATTAAGTAATAAAGTTTAAGCATGCACACTATTGGAGTGTAATTTGGGCTTAAAGACCATGATTGCAggtcactttgatgcatttgtaataatttgaagaatgaatAGAGAAGAAAGATTGACCCAACAAACACTTGAGATATTGTCTCACATTAGAACAAAAGTTCGTGTGGGTTTTATCCCTAAAACGTAGAATCTAACTTTTTAGGaatgataattttctttttgcaaATGATTGCTATTGTTTGGTTGGTAAAATCTTTCTAATTTggaattctaaaaaaaaaaaatggattccTTCCAAAAAAGAATTCTACTTTCTgcccaaaaagagagaaaacttGGAATCCtcatttatatttaattaaatatttattatatttttaaaacacATCATTTCAACAACACCgcacaattatttttttaaaaaaatgtgatttttttaattaaaattttcatacaatattaaataattataattttactCTAATCAAATatgacaaagaaaaccaattaTGTCATAACGTATTAATGTGTGGTACAAATTCTCGTCCATTTAATTACCCCAGTATAATATTTGCTGaagtaaaaacaaacaaaaggaaaCGAAAGATTTCAAAGTAATATTACCGCGACTAATTAGTATCACGACCTTTCTGAGTAGAGAATCTTTCCTCTACATTCGGACCCTATATATACGCACCCAGCCACCTACGCATATTTCTCAGGTCACTGAAAACCGAATCATCGCACTTCTCTTATTGAAACAAACCCTCTTCAATAATGGCGCTTCGGAAAATTATGCCAAAGCGACTTTATGTCAGTTGCAGAGTAACATCTCCGACTATAGAGCATTCCCTTCTCAATCCCTCTCCGCCCTCGCTGAAATCTACGGTTCCACCTAATGCCTCAAAATCGAACTTTCACCGGGAATACTTGACATTGCCGGAATCCGGAGCGAATGGTTTATTCCGGCGTTTCTTCCATCGGCGATCGGCGACCACGCTTCCGGAATTCCTCACCCTGCCACTGCGGGATAAACTAAGAGAGAGCCTCAAAGGCGTCAACATTACGGGAGATCGGTTGCGGATCGACGAACTTTCACCTCCCTTGTCGGCAGTGGGAGATTCTCCGTTCGGTGTCTCAGTCCAGGATGCGAGAAACCTGTTAACGCTGGCGCAAGTGGAGAAGCTTAAAGCGAAGCTTAGAGAGATGCCGGAGAGCAGGATCTCGTACTCGGATTTCGTTCAGATCTGTGTCAACGATTGCGGCAACGAAGATCAAGGCGTTGATTTTGCTAAGATGTTAGATCAGTCCGGAAACGTCATCGTTTTAGGGAACTCCGTGTTTCTTCGTCCTGAGCAGGTAATTACAAATTACCGACCTTTGGGTCGCTAAATTACATAATCACCCTTGTCGTGGCCATGGATTAATGTGAATTGGCTTATTACAGGTCGCGGAATCAATGGAACGCCTGATTTCCCAATCGTTTGTTTCCCAAAATGACCCTAGGACAAAACAATTGGAACAAATGGAAAACCAAAAGGCCTTGATAGACCAAAAGGCCAGGGCCCTTGTCAGAGGTGAGCTGTATTGTGGGCTGGGCTTTTTGACGGCCCAAATAATGGCCTTTATGAGGCTCACTTTCTGGGAATTAAGTTGGGATGTCATGGAGCCCATTTGCTTCTTCGCCACTTCCCTTCACTTTGGCATTGGATACCTTTTCTTCCTCACAACCTCAACGGAGCCCACATTTGAAGGCTTCTTCCGGCGTCGTTTTGAGGCCAAGCAGAAGAAGCTATTTAAGGCGCACAATTTTGACATTGAAAAGTATAATGAGCTTCTGAAACTGTTCAACCCTAAAAGTTGCCGTGGCTTGGGAAGCTCACAACAGTTTAAGTCTTTCAATCGTGAAGGAGTCCTTCCATTGTTGAAAACAAGCTAGTTTTTTAGCAtagtgaaggaaaaaaaaatgaaagttgGTAAATCCCAGGCGTGTATTGGACTCCAACCTACATTAAACAGCGGGTATAGTAATTACAAGGTATTTTGACTATGGAAATGGTTCCAAAAAATTTGTTAAGACATATAAATTGAGCCTATGCCTTTTTTTTATTTCGCAAGAGTTACTCCCAACCACTTACCTCCCAATCAAGTATCTTAGAGTTGAACGGCAATTACATTGCATGTAAATGATCACCTATCAATTAGATTGTGGATTCAAATCCTACCTCTCTTCAAacccttttttcaaaaataaaaagagagtaCCTTAGAGTTCACCCTCTTGTTTGGACGACCAATCTTTTTAATAAATTCCATAACTTCGCTGTCTGGCCTGACTTTAATGGTTTTGGTACATAGCTCATTAGCTTGTAAATTTCGATTTTAGGCTTGTGCAAAAAAGGACACCGTAAGTTGATGTTTTCAGCAGTTTGTGGGCTGGGCCTTTTACCTTGCGCTCTGGCCCATAATTAGATGTTTctttgcaatttgcaaacaaTCTTGACTCAGCAGACAGGCCCATGATCCGTTATTTCTTGCAAATAATATGGACTCAGCAGGTGTTCTGTCGTGTTCACCTTTTCAGCTTCTGTTTTTCATCTCCCATGTCATTTTCATGAAAACATAATAATTTATCTGCTTggaataaatttaaaaattattttattattataataatagAATTATAAGTATATTGGGTCCATTTGGGAATACTTTGTATtttggtgttgtgaggtaaaaagttgtgttGTTATGAGGTgagtcacaaaaaaaaaaactatggtgaAGTCAGTTGATGTCCAATTTAGCGTTTGGATGAACAAAATTGCGGTGAGGtgatataattataaattgtaataaatatatacatattatccATTAATaccaaatacatatattttatacattattacataatatattatacaataatatcaaatataattaatacaTTTTATGTTgcactatatattatataactCCGCGGCAATCATATAACGTAAAGTGACCATCTCTAAATCTTCATTTAAATATGAAGGCTCCCCAACTTCCACCGGAGTACCAAAGTCGTCGTCATTTTTCATGAAATCCATGAAACAATCCCTAAAAACCAGTGAATTTAAGTCACGAAATCATAtgacaaaccctaaacccccaaATCAATCACCTCTGAGTTTGTATAAGAATGGAGAATGAAGCATAATAAGGAGTTATAgttcaaatatataaaaaaaaaaggaagaaaaaaattacctGAAACAATCGCGGTTGAGACTTGTTGCAGATTGGGTTCTCTCCTCGGCTGCAATGGTGAAGAGTGGGTTCTGGAGTAGGTATGCGATTTAGGTTTTCCTTTGTTTGATGGCAATGGTGTAAATAACTTGACTTTTTGCATGACATTTGTTAATTTTATAAATGTAATGCAATAACCGTGATTTGAGAGTGCGTGATTTCAGGGTGACGATTTAATAAACATATGATTACATGTCGTGTGAAGCGCAGACATGCAACTAATTTAATATATGACTCACACAAGCCCAAGAAGATACAGCAAAAAGCTCAAATATGGAATAACCAAAGTTTAGAAGCCCAAGCCgatttttttttaacccaaaaaGTAAGGGGTTAATTACTGCAAGTGCTTTgaggctttttttttaaaaaatattttgagtttccaaaaacatgaaaaaaaaaagaaacaaaaaacaaaatcaatgtaGGCTACAATTTGCACAaacactgaaaaaaaaattatagacgaatttaaaaaaacaagaacaaaagaagatattaaattttaataattaagtTATATATTTcacttcaaaaaatatattttaaaatttataattaagtTATATGTTTAATTTTTGAAAGAATGTATTGACTTTCTGGAAGGTATGATCTCCAAACATTCTGCAAATTAATAATAAACGTGGTTTAGGACAAtccaattttaaaatgataGGATCTAATTGTTGGACCTaggttacacaagaggggggtgaattgtgttcccAAATTCCGAATAGGAATCTCCTTATATCAATTTTACAAATCAAGCACCACACCAAACACACAACGTGAGTCTTACTAATACAATTGtcctaatttatttccaagcaaATCAAATCTTATCTTTAGACTTATAACTTAAGTATATAATGCGTCTAGATGCAAAATCCTATCAATCTAATCAATGGCAAAGTATAATTGCACACAAATAGGcctatatgagcaatatgaataaattgcacaataggaaccaattgaagcaaagcttctaacaagataagcactagaaagtacttaacttgcaattttacagaacaatagcaatatgaacagaataaacaataatataaagtaaagacggattaatcaaatataattatggTTAGAGTATATTAGAAAAATAagaatacaataaataaataatacttgGTTAGATTAGTGTTATgtaaataaagtaaataaaataaagcaagttatgttagatTAAAAGAGTTAATGAAAGCTGTAAAAATAAAGgctgtaaaagtaaagcaagtaaagagcacacaagtaatttataatagttcggagacccttctcctacgtctactacctaggttcaccacctaggatttttcaaccttcactaaggtgtggtttttcAAGAGTTTCACGaaactcttacacaagggtttcaaaattaccccaacTCTTCTACAATCGCACAAATATAGTACCCGAtttgggttttacaaagataggctcaatgattcactcactcagtgtttgtactcaacaaactaggaggaactctcaagtctcaagagattttaaagtgaggctcaTGGATAGAAAATCAgatttgagtttagaagagctcacaagaagagaagattcttcacacctggaaTTGCAATAGCAATCGATGAAGATGAACAATAAAGATTTAGTGTTATGATTTATTAcctattataattattttgtacAACCAAGATAGTGATTAAGTTAGCTAGAATTGTGGGATTGAATTATGGTATCCCTAGGTTAAAGGTAATTAGTTTAATTTGATATGATTTCTTGTAATTGTATTTTGACTATATATGTCTCACGATCTGAAATGAAGAATACAACTTTTCAACCATCAAACTCTTCTTGCATCTTCATCTACGTTTTATCTTGGTATCGGATGTAATCTATATCATCTCACCTACCATCACCATGGCCACTGACCCACCTGACTATTCCCACAAGTCCTCTATTCCTGTTGTTCATGTACAAACCGAAAGCACTGGTTTTAGTGTTGGTATTCTTCTGAATGAGACCAACTATGATGTTTGGTCTCAAAGCGTCGAAATGCATATTGCTGcccgtgaaaaacttgactaCATCATTGGCGAGTCCTCTCCGCCTACCGAATCGGatcccacttattccaaatggTATGCTGATAATCAAAAAGTTAAGGGGTGGATACTCACCTCCATGTCACCGGATATTATGAAACGTTATCTTCGTCTCCGCACTGCTCGTGAAATATGGATTGCCCTTGCAAAGGCCTTCTATGATGGTTCGGATGAACTACAAGTCTTTGCTCTTCATCAACGTGCTTTTTCAACCAAACAATCTGGTCGTCCACTTTCTACTTACTATGGAGAATTGGTGGAGATTTTTCAAGAATTGGATCACCGTGACAAAGTAAAGATGAAAGATCCAGATGATGTTGTTGCCTATAAAAAATCCGTTGAACGGCTTCGTATCCATATTTTCTTGAATGGCTTAGACGCAGACTTTGACCAAGTTCGTGGTGAAATACTTCGGAAGGACCCCTCTTTGGATTTTGAAACCACGTACGCCATGGTTCGTCGTGATGCTCACCGCCGCTTGCTCACTCCTCCACCACAGGTGGACGCTTCCGACACTGTTGCTTTGTTCACTCGACGCTCTAAACCTTCGCAGCCCAGAAAATCTATCCCAAATGATGGTTCCTCATCCCGCAATTTTGAGCTTGGTAGTAAATCCAGGTCTTGCACCCACTGTGGTGGAACTGGTCATACCAAAGCTAGATGTTATGAGCTGATTGGTTATCCTGACTGGTGGGATCCAGCCAAAGCTCCTACCAAGCGCACGACTCAACCATCTCCGGCTAAGGCACACCATGTCTCTACAGAACCTACAAAACCTGCTATTCCAACCCATGCCAAGCTTACTGCAAATCTTGCCACTACAGATAATGATGGTAAGCCTGCACTACCTTTGCCTTGTAGTAATAATAGTATGTGGATAATTGATTCAGGTACAACGGATCACATGACTTGTGACAGTTTTCCTTCTCACATTCTCAAACCCTCCTCTCAATCCTTTGTGTCCACGGCTAATGGTACGTCTTCTCCCATTATTGGGGAAGGTTCTATCCAACTTACACCGTCTCTTAATTTGGATTCCGTTCTTGTCATTCCTTCACTTAATCATAATCTTTTGTCCGTTTCTCAAATTACCAATGCCTTACTCTGTATTGTTATTTTTTGGCCTGATTATTGTGTTTTTAAGGACATTCGCACTCAGAATACAATTGGTTATGGTACTAGAAGAGGGAAGCTATATTATCTTGATCTCCAGCCAGAAAGTACAACTCAACTTACTAAAGCTCTTACCGTGGAAGGCTCTCCTATTCTCAAACCAACACCAGAATCCGAGATTTGGTTGTGGCATCGCCGTTTAGGACATGTCTCTTTTGGCTATTTACGAAAGTTATTTCCTAGTTTGTTCTCAAAGTGTTCTGACTTGATGTTCAAGTGTGACATTTGTGAGTTGGCCAAAAGCCATCGGGTTTCTTTTCCACTAAGAATGAATAAAAGCTCTTTTCCCTTCATGGTTGTGCACTCTGATGTTTGGGGTCCTGCGAATGTACCCTCACTTAATGGTGCTCGTTGGTTTGTGTCTTTTATTGATGATCACACACGTATGACGTGGGTCTCTTTGGTGAAAACCAAGTAGGAGGTCACCAAGTTGTTTCAGTAATTTCATAATATGGTTCTCACTCAATATCAAACACCTATTCAAGCTCTTCGCACAGATAATGGGGGAGAGTATGTTAATCAAGAATTAACTCAGTATCTCTTACAACATGAAATTGCACATCAACTGACATGTCCTTATTCTCCCCAACAGAATGGGGTCACTGAAAGAAAGAACCGTCAACTACTTGAAGTAACTCGTGCTTCCTTATTTGGTGCTCACATGCCTACGAAATTCTAGGGTGAAGCTGTTACTGCAGCTGCATATCTCATTAATCGGATCCCATCAAGCTCCCTCAACTTCCAAACACCAATTGCTACCTTACATCAAGCCACCCGATCCCCCACCTCTTCAAATTTACCACCCAAAATTTTTGGTTGTGTGGCCTTTGTCCACATCCACAAAAATTTGCGCACAAAGTTGGAACCTCGAGCACTTCGTTCCATATTTGTGGGCTATGGATTACACCAGAAAGGCTATAGATTCTTTGacccaaaaacccaaaaagtTCATGTTACCATGGATGTGTCCTTTCATGAACATGAAATGTATTACTCTCATCTTGAGTTTGCCTTTCAGGGGGAGAGACATAATGCCGATGAAGTGCTACAATTAATTGTTGGTGATCAGGCAGAACCTTCGATTGCTATATCTCTGCCACCTATACCCACACCTGACTAACATGTTGAACCTGAACTTGCAGCACCCGAAATCCGACTTGCCCATCCACCAAGAAATTCCAGTCATATACCTACACCTACACTACCCGAAAATTCCAGTCATATACCTTCACTTACACCTGAAAATTTCACCCATATACCTTCACCTACACCTGAAAATTCCAACCATATTGCTGCTGAAATTGTGGTTGATATTGCTGGAGCAAATGATGAACCTGAACCGAGTGGCTCTGGTCAAGAAAATATAGCTTCCTCACTTCCTGTACCGGGCAACCAAGAGTCTTCATCATATACACCACATTCTGACACTCAGGTAGTTTCTGAACCACTGAGAAAGGTCTTACCTGTCCGTTCTACTCGTGGAGTATCTCGTCCACTTTATGAACCTGTGTTCAATTCCAAAGCCAAATACCCCATGAATAACTTTGTTTCTTATCATCATTTGTCCAAAACATGTGAATCTTTTGTACATCAATTATCTGCTATTGCTATTCCTAATAGTGTGCAGGAGGCTCTAAGGGACGCTCGCTGGAAGGATGCTATGAATGAAGAGATGAAGTcccttcaaaaaaataaaacttgggAGGTGGTTGATTTACCACTGGGAAAGAAGGCAGTTGGGTGTAGATGGGTCTTTACCATTAAACACAAGGCGGATGGAACGGTAGAGAGGTTCAAGGCAGGACTGGTTGCTAAGGGATACAGTCAAACATATGGCATAGATTATTCTGAGACTTTTTCTCCGGTAGCGAAGATCAACACTGTTCGAGTTTTACTTTCTTTATTTGTGAATTGTGACTGGCCTTtacatcaatttgatgtaaagaatgcttttttacatggaaaTCTCCAAGAAGAAGTGTATATGTGATTACCACCTGGATGTAGCTTGCAAGCACCGGGAAAGGTATGTCGTTTGAAGAAGTCACTGTATGGACTGAAACAATCCCCAAGGGCTTGGTTCGGTAAATTCACAAAATCGATGACAGAGTTTGGCTATAAACAATGCAATTCAGATCATACTCTTTTTCTGAAACATAGAGAGGGGAAGATTACTGCACTAATaatatatgtggatgatatgatagTTACAGGCAATGATAGTGATGAGAGGAGAGCACTACAGGCTCATCTTGCTCGTGAGTTTGAGATGAAGGATCTCGGGGTCTTGAagtattttcttggcattgaggtGCTACGATCAAAAAGAGGTATTTTCTTGTCACAACGAAAATATACTTTGGACTTATTGCATGAAACAGGGATGTCTGCTTGTAGTCCTGTGAGTACCCCTCTACCGGAAAATGTCAAGTTATGTATGCAACCGAATCAGGTACCGACAGACAAGGCACGATAACAAAGGTTAGTTGGCCGACTTATGTATCTTGCTCACACCAGACCAGATTTAGCTTATGCTTTGAGTGTTGTCAGCCAATTTATGCATTCTCCAAGTGAGGAGCATATGAATGCAGTGATGCACATTTTACGTTATTTGAAGTCATCTCCAGGTAAAGGAATTCTGTTTACTAAAGGGGTATCTTTAGATGTGGAAGGATACACTGATGCAGGAGTATCTTTAGGTGTGGATGGATACACTGATGCCGATTGGGCTGGATCTATTGATGATAGAAGATCCACATCTGGTTACCTAACCTTTGTTGGTGGTAATCTTGTTACATGGAGGAGTAAGAAGCAAAATGTGGTTGCTCGGTCTAGTTCAGAGGCTGAATTTCGAGGCATGGCTAACTGTATATGTGAGTTATTGTGGCTTAAGCATTTGTTGCAAGAATTATGTGTGACACAAGTTCGGCCGATGAGGTTATTTTGTGACAATAAAGCAGCAAATGATATTGCTCATAATCCGGTCCAACATGATTGTACTAAACATGTTGAGATCGATCGACATTTTATAAAAGAGAAGCTTGAAGCCAAGGTCATTGCCGTATCACATGTTCGATCACATGAGCAACTAGCTGATGTTCTTACAAAGACAGTTTCAAGTTCATTTTTCCATCAAGTTCTTAACAAGTTGGGCATGCATGATGCTtatgctccaacttgagggggagtgttatgaTTTATTAcctattataattattttgtacAGCTAAGATAGTGATTAAGTTAGGCTAGAATTGTGGGATTGAATTATGGTATCCCTAGGTTAAAGGTAATTAGTTTAATTTGATATGATTTCTTGTAATTGTATTTTGACTATATATGTCTCACGATCTGAAATGAAGAATACAACTTTTCAACCATCAAACTCTTCTTGCATCTTCATCTACGTTTTATCTTTTAGTTCTTCACACctgtgtttgcactaagcaaacgatgatattatatgagcttgggtgagaaattgagagcaaATAGCTTTGATAATTCTAACACTTTCTTGTGTCGAGCAACTGCTTATATAGgccaagaaaaatcatgttCCCATGATTTTAGCTCTTGAGAGAATCGTCCATAAAATCGGCAATAATgtcttgattcttctctttcaattctGAAATTTTGCTTTGCAAATATCTTTGGAACATGTGACAAAATCAACTTCTCTTGACTTGTATAAAATGAAAGCTCCAGGATCTTCTCTCAATTAGATGCACGAATTTGACACGTCAAAGTATGAATTCAGCTTTGAATTTTGCACCTGTAATTATGGTAACATAATCAACTTCATATGGACAAAGTCCTTGAATTTGGCCCTTCTTTATTCATAGAAGAATCAGTTGCAAAATCTTCTCAATAAATTTCTTGTGATTTCAGTAAGTCAATAAGAGAACTCCTTGATTtgatttccttcattttctGGCGTTGAATTGCATTTAATTTCAGAAATAAACTCTTGGTATTAGCTTCATATAAAGAATATTCCTCCATATGGTCTCCGTTGAATGAATGAGAAGTCCTTCTCCATTGATTTCGGATAACAAGTAAGGAAAGTAAACCTTTTGCTTTTAATTTCCAAAATATCACCAAGTCAAAAAATTTCTCATGAAAACTGAATCCTCCTCTTTAATATAGATCACAcgtcttgcatatgtaatgaaacaTTTTATATTTGAACTCTTGATGAAGTCTCTCTCAACTTTCCTGAAAATTTGCTTGTAAACTCATTTGagtttcatgcttgaaccataggtaAATTgaggttaaataattaaaatctaagcatataatatcataacatatatagactaatgtgtatgtaagtttccagctcaaataaatatcatatagtcatatactaagtcacataaatcaatcggaTAATAACATTGCGCAGCAATTTCGGATAGATATTTGGGCAACAATTTTGAGcaagaaaaaatcaaaatttcttaatcatgtcttcatgaaaaatgtttattatgatgtaaataatgtctctaccaTATTTCAGCTTAATCCAAATTCATTTGAAATAAAATGGATCAGTGAGTTCACAAGTAGGTTTAAACCTTATCAAtaaaaaccaaattcaaattcaatcactttgtaattaaattcattacatagtgcatgtaatcaaatagcacaataatattggatcatcaaaattaaaatgtaggacTTTTGGTCCAACACTAATTTagtttgtaagttaaatataaaTGAACAAAAGAATCTAAGGAAGCTGGAAGAATTTGACCACAAATGGCTTAACCATAAAACTCATATTTATTACGTTTGGTTAATCAAATTTTATAGTACATGTAACGTAATACAGCACAAAAA
It encodes:
- the LOC120011364 gene encoding calcium uniporter protein 4, mitochondrial-like translates to MALRKIMPKRLYVSCRVTSPTIEHSLLNPSPPSLKSTVPPNASKSNFHREYLTLPESGANGLFRRFFHRRSATTLPEFLTLPLRDKLRESLKGVNITGDRLRIDELSPPLSAVGDSPFGVSVQDARNLLTLAQVEKLKAKLREMPESRISYSDFVQICVNDCGNEDQGVDFAKMLDQSGNVIVLGNSVFLRPEQVAESMERLISQSFVSQNDPRTKQLEQMENQKALIDQKARALVRGELYCGLGFLTAQIMAFMRLTFWELSWDVMEPICFFATSLHFGIGYLFFLTTSTEPTFEGFFRRRFEAKQKKLFKAHNFDIEKYNELLKLFNPKSCRGLGSSQQFKSFNREGVLPLLKTS